One region of Nycticebus coucang isolate mNycCou1 chromosome 10, mNycCou1.pri, whole genome shotgun sequence genomic DNA includes:
- the SMIM17 gene encoding small integral membrane protein 17, whose product MQSLTPEQTRGLLTPERTSMLLPQDSRTWDKPPPPTFSRDWEAVEVGASSYDSDEKDLSSQETGLTQEWSSVEEDDESEDSQGFAEWSKAPQQTTIVLVVCVLFLFLVLTGMPVMFLI is encoded by the exons ATGCAGAGTCTCACACCTGAGCAGACTCGAGGGCTGCTGACACCCGAGAGGACCTCAATGCTGCTGCCCCAGGACAGCAGGACCTGGGACAAgccaccccctcccaccttcaGCAGGGACTGGGAGGCTGTGGAAGTTGGGGCCTCCAGCTATGACAGTGATGAGAAAG ACCTGTCTTCTCAGGAGACTGGGCTTACCCAGGAGTGGAGCTCAGTGGAGGAAGACGACGAGTCAGAGGACTCCCAG ggtTTTGCAGAGTGGTCAAAAGCTCCACAACAAACAACCATAGTCTTGGtagtgtgtgtgctttttttgtttctagttttaaCAGGGATGCCTGTTATGTTTCTTATTTAA